The Candidatus Defluviibacterium haderslevense DNA window TTACTGAGAAAGCGCCATACCCATCTTGCCAATAAAAGTTTTTCAAGGATACGTCTTTTGTTTTCATCCATTTAGATGAATGGGATTTTATTTTTTCCACAAGTTTTATGAGCGCTATTTTTTTTGATAACATACAGAGTATATGAATATGATCAACATAACCTCCGACTATAATTACATGTGATTCCAACGCATTGCACAGTCCCCCAATATATGCATAAAGTTCTTTATCGAAAGGAGCTTGTATGTTAGGCAGCCTATGTTTTGTACTAAAAACGATGTGTAAATAATTTTTTACAAGTGATTGTCCCATATAACTTAGTTTAAACCATTTCAATCTGAAATGCTATAAGCCAAAGTTAATAATCAGAACGATTAACGAATTGTGTTTGAAAAAAATACTGCAGACTAATTATATCTGCGTTTAAGGAACCATTCATTGTCGTTCAATCTAAATCCAAGATTGATTTTGAAATAATTTTCTTTGATGAATTGGTCTAGGGTGGTTTTACCTATTTCAAATCCAAGGTGTACCATGGCGGTCTGACGTTGGAACACAAAAGGCATGCCTACCCCGAACGTAATTCCTATGTTGTTAAGATTTTTGTCGTTGTTGGTTAGATATCCTGATCGGTAGAATGCGCCCAAACGATATTGATTTCGTTTCAGAAATTTACCATATCCTGTAGCATCCGGACGTATCCATCCACCTATGGATAATCCGATTACATTAGCT harbors:
- the tnpA gene encoding IS200/IS605 family transposase, translating into MGQSLVKNYLHIVFSTKHRLPNIQAPFDKELYAYIGGLCNALESHVIIVGGYVDHIHILCMLSKKIALIKLVEKIKSHSSKWMKTKDVSLKNFYWQDGYGAFSVNPRDIDIVKTYIKNQHEHHKNQTFQEEYRLYLEKNTIEYDERYIWD